Proteins from a single region of Dyadobacter fanqingshengii:
- a CDS encoding 4a-hydroxytetrahydrobiopterin dehydratase, with amino-acid sequence MWKEDDNKLKKSFNFKDFKEAFAFMTEVAETVDEMDHHPFWTNTYNKVTFELNTHDAGDIVTEKDKKLAAAIDTIFEKNKK; translated from the coding sequence ATGTGGAAAGAAGACGACAACAAATTGAAGAAGAGCTTCAATTTCAAGGATTTCAAGGAAGCATTTGCCTTTATGACCGAGGTGGCAGAAACAGTTGACGAAATGGACCATCATCCGTTTTGGACCAACACTTATAATAAAGTAACATTTGAATTGAATACACACGACGCAGGCGACATTGTTACAGAAAAAGACAAAAAGCTCGCCGCTGCTATTGATACGATTTTTGAAAAAAATAAAAAATAA
- a CDS encoding thymidylate synthase — translation MQQYQDLLRHVLKHGVRKTDRTGTGTVSVFGYQMRFNLKDGFPLVTTKKVHTKSIIHELLWFLKGDTNTKYLKDNGVSIWDEWADENGDLGPVYGKQWRSWEGPNGKTVDQLQEVLKQLKNSPDSRRIIVSAWNPSQLSEMKLQPCHALFQFYVAPPDEDAGEMKGKLSCQLYQRSADVFLGVPFNIASYALLTMMIAQECDLDLGDFIWTGGDTHIYLNHLEQVGLQLSREPRALPKMVINPDVKSVFDFKFEDFELQDYSPWPGIKAPVAV, via the coding sequence ATGCAGCAATATCAGGATTTGTTACGCCATGTACTCAAACACGGAGTTCGCAAAACCGACCGCACGGGCACTGGCACGGTCAGTGTTTTTGGTTATCAAATGCGCTTCAACCTGAAAGACGGATTTCCGTTGGTTACCACTAAAAAGGTGCACACCAAATCGATCATCCACGAGCTTTTGTGGTTTTTGAAAGGCGATACCAATACGAAATATCTGAAAGACAACGGCGTTTCGATCTGGGATGAATGGGCGGATGAAAATGGCGATCTCGGGCCGGTTTACGGAAAGCAGTGGCGGAGTTGGGAAGGACCCAATGGCAAGACCGTGGATCAGTTGCAGGAAGTTTTGAAACAACTCAAAAACTCGCCTGATTCGCGCAGGATCATTGTTTCGGCATGGAACCCTTCACAGTTGTCTGAAATGAAATTGCAGCCTTGTCACGCGCTGTTCCAGTTTTATGTTGCTCCGCCGGATGAAGATGCAGGTGAAATGAAGGGAAAACTATCCTGCCAGCTTTACCAGCGCAGCGCGGATGTTTTCCTGGGTGTTCCGTTTAACATTGCGAGTTATGCATTGCTTACCATGATGATCGCGCAGGAATGCGACCTCGATCTGGGTGATTTTATCTGGACCGGTGGCGACACGCACATTTATCTCAATCATTTGGAACAAGTGGGCCTGCAGCTCAGCCGTGAGCCGCGCGCGCTTCCCAAAATGGTCATTAACCCGGATGTTAAAAGTGTTTTTGATTTCAAATTCGAAGACTTTGAACTGCAAGATTACAGTCCCTGGCCGGGCATCAAAGCGCCTGTTGCGGTTTAG
- a CDS encoding inositol monophosphatase family protein, producing the protein MNLEQLTQQTIEIVRQASSFIQQEAALFSRDKIEYKDLNNLVSYVDKEAEKLLVAGLNALLPEASFITEEGTTGQEPDPSALNWIIDPLDGTTNFIHGIPVYCVSVGLARGKELLLGVIHEPSLNEMFYAWQGGGAWCNGKPMKVSNVESLADSLIATGFPYYKFEKQKRYMYILELLMQKTHGIRRMGAAAVDLAYVAAGRFDGFYEYNLNSWDMAAGVLMIKEAGGTVTDFNGGDNYLFGGDIIAAAGGHKELVEVIRENF; encoded by the coding sequence ATGAATCTCGAACAGCTCACACAGCAAACCATAGAAATCGTAAGGCAGGCATCATCCTTTATTCAGCAGGAAGCAGCATTGTTTTCGCGTGACAAAATTGAATACAAAGACCTGAACAATCTTGTTTCCTACGTCGATAAAGAAGCGGAAAAATTGCTGGTGGCCGGCCTTAACGCACTGCTTCCCGAGGCAAGCTTTATCACCGAAGAAGGCACAACCGGCCAGGAACCGGATCCTTCCGCATTAAACTGGATCATTGACCCGCTGGATGGCACTACCAATTTTATCCATGGCATTCCCGTTTATTGCGTCAGCGTAGGATTGGCGAGAGGCAAGGAACTGCTCTTGGGAGTGATCCACGAACCCAGCCTGAACGAAATGTTTTATGCATGGCAAGGCGGCGGCGCGTGGTGCAACGGCAAGCCTATGAAGGTTTCCAACGTAGAATCGCTGGCCGACAGTTTGATCGCAACCGGCTTTCCCTATTATAAATTCGAAAAGCAAAAACGCTATATGTACATTCTCGAACTCCTGATGCAAAAAACGCACGGCATCAGAAGAATGGGAGCCGCAGCCGTAGATCTTGCTTACGTTGCAGCCGGCCGGTTTGATGGTTTTTATGAGTATAACCTCAATTCCTGGGATATGGCAGCAGGTGTGCTGATGATCAAAGAAGCAGGCGGAACCGTAACCGATTTCAATGGCGGCGACAATTATTTGTTCGGAGGAGATATCATCGCAGCCGCAGGAGGCCACAAAGAACTGGTTGAAGTGATCAGAGAAAATTTTTAG
- a CDS encoding DUF2911 domain-containing protein — protein MKKYLLSVSLAALLATTAIGQRTPQASPAATVMQSIGVTDFTVKYSRPALKGRKVFADSSALAPYNQIWRTGANMATIFEAGTDFSFGGKKVPAGKYALFSIPSGAAWTVILNKNFNQGGTQDYKESEDVARVMVVPTSGEFTESFKISIEPASDSTGYLNIAWSSVNVPVPLAVNTESLTMAGLNKAVAEKPEDVAALQSTAGYLLSKGKDLQVALSLADKAIGLKESYSNLWLKAQILSKLGKNAEALPVAQKALTFGNTTNDVAFSSFYKGQIENGIKQIQSKVSAAPKQAAASVKGKKKK, from the coding sequence ATGAAAAAGTATTTATTATCGGTTTCCCTTGCCGCATTATTGGCCACCACAGCCATCGGACAGCGCACGCCACAAGCCAGTCCCGCCGCCACGGTCATGCAAAGCATTGGCGTTACTGATTTCACTGTAAAATATTCACGTCCAGCCCTGAAAGGCAGAAAAGTTTTCGCCGACAGTTCAGCTTTAGCACCCTATAACCAGATCTGGCGCACGGGAGCAAATATGGCGACCATATTCGAAGCCGGAACAGATTTTTCGTTTGGAGGAAAAAAAGTGCCTGCCGGAAAATACGCACTGTTCTCCATCCCATCGGGCGCAGCCTGGACCGTGATTTTGAATAAAAATTTTAATCAGGGCGGCACGCAGGATTATAAAGAATCAGAAGATGTGGCCAGAGTAATGGTCGTTCCAACCTCCGGTGAATTCACCGAAAGCTTCAAGATCAGCATTGAGCCTGCATCGGACAGCACGGGTTATCTGAACATTGCGTGGTCGTCTGTTAATGTTCCCGTTCCGCTTGCCGTGAACACCGAATCGTTAACAATGGCTGGCTTGAACAAAGCGGTTGCAGAAAAACCGGAAGATGTTGCCGCACTGCAAAGCACAGCCGGTTATTTATTATCCAAAGGCAAAGATCTGCAAGTGGCGCTTTCCCTGGCCGATAAAGCGATTGGCCTGAAAGAATCATACTCAAATCTATGGCTGAAAGCACAGATTTTGAGCAAGCTAGGCAAGAATGCAGAAGCGTTGCCAGTCGCTCAGAAAGCATTAACATTTGGAAATACAACGAATGACGTTGCTTTCTCGAGTTTCTACAAAGGACAAATCGAAAACGGAATCAAGCAGATCCAATCCAAAGTTTCCGCCGCCCCCAAACAGGCTGCTGCCTCTGTTAAAGGTAAAAAGAAGAAGTAA
- a CDS encoding FeoB-associated Cys-rich membrane protein, which produces MAQEIIILILFLAALGFMGWRVWKAFDNRNDGGCAKGCGCAADKAIAAKNH; this is translated from the coding sequence ATGGCACAAGAGATAATCATATTAATCCTTTTTCTTGCCGCACTGGGCTTTATGGGCTGGCGTGTTTGGAAAGCATTTGATAACCGCAATGACGGCGGTTGTGCAAAAGGATGCGGCTGCGCCGCGGATAAGGCCATCGCCGCTAAAAATCATTGA
- a CDS encoding OsmC family protein: MKVELVRVDDAFHFEGSGSSEVKVHTDGSPEIGGSNLGVRPMELLLMGLASCSAIDVVLILKKQRQEITDFRVSVEGDRTQEADTQRKPFTKIHLTFKFAGNNLDESKINRAIGLSMEKYCSATAQLEALATITYDVEIATV, from the coding sequence ATGAAAGTAGAACTCGTTCGTGTTGATGACGCCTTTCATTTTGAAGGCAGTGGTTCCTCAGAAGTGAAAGTCCATACCGACGGCTCGCCCGAAATCGGCGGAAGTAACCTGGGCGTGCGGCCAATGGAATTGTTGTTAATGGGTTTGGCAAGCTGCAGCGCCATTGACGTAGTACTCATCCTCAAAAAGCAACGCCAGGAAATCACCGATTTCCGCGTCAGTGTGGAGGGCGATCGTACGCAGGAGGCGGATACACAGCGCAAGCCATTTACCAAGATCCATCTCACATTCAAATTCGCCGGTAACAATCTGGACGAAAGTAAGATAAACCGCGCCATCGGCTTATCCATGGAAAAATACTGCTCGGCAACTGCCCAGCTGGAGGCGCTCGCAACGATCACTTATGACGTTGAGATCGCGACCGTTTAA
- the rsmI gene encoding 16S rRNA (cytidine(1402)-2'-O)-methyltransferase — protein MKLYIVPTPIGNLEDITLRAINVLKSVDVVLAEDTRTSGNLLKHLGISKPMHSYHVHNEHQTVTRVVERIQKGESMALVSDAGTPAVSDPGFLLVRECIKQGIQVECLPGPTAFVPALVNSGLPSDRFTFEGFLPHKKGRQTRLQNLTSEERTMIFYESPHRLVKALQQFAEFFGADRQVSVARELTKIYEENVRGTLEEVIAYFSEKTIKGEIVIILAGKVEEKKKSDKYED, from the coding sequence ATGAAACTTTACATAGTCCCCACGCCCATCGGCAACCTGGAAGATATTACACTTCGCGCCATCAATGTTTTAAAAAGTGTGGACGTAGTTCTGGCAGAAGACACCCGGACTTCGGGCAATCTGCTGAAACACCTGGGTATTTCCAAGCCCATGCACAGTTATCACGTTCATAATGAGCACCAAACGGTTACGCGCGTGGTCGAGCGGATCCAAAAGGGCGAAAGTATGGCGCTGGTTTCGGATGCGGGAACGCCTGCCGTGTCTGACCCTGGTTTTTTGCTGGTCAGGGAATGTATCAAACAGGGCATTCAGGTGGAATGTCTGCCCGGACCAACGGCTTTTGTGCCCGCATTGGTTAATTCGGGCTTGCCGAGCGACCGCTTTACTTTTGAGGGTTTTTTACCCCACAAAAAAGGCCGCCAGACGCGCCTGCAAAATCTCACATCCGAAGAACGGACCATGATATTTTACGAATCCCCGCACCGGTTGGTGAAAGCATTACAGCAATTCGCTGAGTTTTTCGGAGCGGACAGGCAGGTTTCCGTAGCCCGGGAATTGACGAAAATATACGAAGAAAACGTCCGGGGTACGCTGGAAGAAGTCATCGCTTACTTTTCAGAAAAGACCATTAAAGGCGAAATCGTGATCATCCTGGCCGGAAAAGTTGAAGAAAAAAAGAAATCAGATAAATATGAGGATTAG
- a CDS encoding trimeric intracellular cation channel family protein: protein MSIQYILEIIGTFAFAISGALAVKDQKHQDWFGASFTAFISSIGGGTLRDILIDSYPLVWISDITIIYAIMAGILVTFIFYKFLLKLRKTLFLFDTFGIALFTIVGTEKALHLGIRPEIAVIMGVFTATMGGVIRDMMTNEIPIIYRKEVYATACFAGACSYLLLDKIGAGRNVAFITASLVIIAIRILAVKFGWSVPRFFR from the coding sequence ATGAGTATTCAATATATTTTAGAGATCATTGGGACATTTGCTTTCGCTATTTCCGGCGCCCTGGCCGTGAAAGATCAGAAGCATCAGGACTGGTTTGGCGCGAGTTTCACCGCATTCATTTCGTCGATTGGCGGAGGAACATTGCGCGACATTCTGATTGATAGTTATCCCCTCGTCTGGATCAGTGACATTACGATCATTTATGCCATTATGGCTGGGATTCTGGTCACTTTTATATTTTACAAATTCCTTTTAAAACTTCGCAAGACGCTTTTTCTGTTCGATACATTCGGGATTGCCTTATTCACCATAGTAGGAACAGAAAAAGCGCTTCATCTGGGCATACGGCCCGAAATAGCCGTTATTATGGGTGTTTTCACAGCCACCATGGGCGGCGTGATCCGCGATATGATGACCAACGAAATTCCGATCATTTACCGCAAAGAAGTTTATGCAACCGCTTGTTTTGCAGGGGCTTGCAGCTATTTGTTATTAGATAAAATAGGGGCCGGGCGCAATGTTGCGTTTATCACCGCCTCGCTCGTCATCATTGCCATCCGGATTTTAGCCGTCAAATTCGGTTGGAGCGTCCCACGGTTTTTTCGGTGA
- a CDS encoding YfiT family bacillithiol transferase, translating to MDIEQLKYPIGEFQFQNYYTPAEVKSNIQIISALPSKFINLLGGWDNDKYNTPYRPDGWTIRQLIHHVADSHMNAYVRCRLAMTEDNPVIKPYEEQLWAELPDAKMAQVELSIQLLRYIHLRWVLLLNSMDENDLARTYTHPATGRVFRLDEVIANYAWHSEHHYQHAFQLAARNNW from the coding sequence ATGGACATAGAGCAGCTTAAATACCCGATAGGCGAATTTCAGTTTCAGAATTATTATACGCCGGCAGAGGTCAAATCTAACATTCAGATCATTAGTGCATTACCATCAAAATTTATTAACCTGCTCGGAGGTTGGGATAATGATAAATATAATACGCCTTACCGCCCCGATGGCTGGACAATCAGGCAGCTGATCCACCATGTTGCGGACAGCCATATGAATGCTTACGTGCGTTGCAGGCTTGCAATGACAGAGGATAATCCGGTGATTAAACCTTACGAAGAGCAGCTCTGGGCTGAACTTCCCGATGCCAAAATGGCACAGGTTGAGCTTTCGATCCAATTGCTTCGGTACATTCATTTGCGCTGGGTTTTGCTGCTCAATTCAATGGATGAAAATGATTTGGCCAGAACTTACACGCATCCGGCAACCGGTCGTGTTTTTCGCCTCGACGAAGTGATCGCGAATTATGCATGGCACAGCGAACATCATTATCAGCACGCATTTCAGCTTGCAGCCAGGAACAATTGGTAA
- a CDS encoding lipoprotein N-acyltransferase Lnb domain-containing protein produces MRISIFRLVALVAIFLITKTSANAQFATLSPEAKVSLVTFGPGDELYSGFGHSVLWVYDPVLRIDNAYSYGTFSFDQGNFYINFMRGYLPYSISVHPLGPQLDYYRAENRSISEQVLNLSIPQKQKLYNYLETNYLPQNRVYSYKFFYDNCASRLAVALKEACGDSLVYKGYTHEKLSFRQWIDRYAFKQNPWADFGMDLALGTPADEIATPEQATFLPDNLAIAFTDARVKTASGLTPLVKSTNEYFKAEPRNYTGIFTPMNVFWALAVLTLGITYWQIKKEKLNFLLDKILFSIVGLAGWLLALLWFATEHHDTKWNYDILWAFPLWMPLIFQISKKKKPSWFSFLLIFYGFLLLCATGNLLKHNYVVIPIILTLVIRVYYMNNSLSKIPQKG; encoded by the coding sequence ATGAGGATTAGCATTTTCAGGTTGGTTGCGTTGGTTGCCATTTTTTTGATCACAAAGACATCCGCAAACGCCCAGTTTGCCACATTAAGCCCGGAAGCAAAGGTTAGTCTGGTCACATTCGGGCCGGGCGACGAACTATATTCGGGTTTTGGACATAGCGTTCTCTGGGTTTACGATCCCGTGTTGCGTATTGATAATGCTTACAGTTACGGAACATTCAGTTTCGATCAGGGCAATTTTTACATCAACTTTATGCGCGGCTATCTGCCATACAGCATTTCGGTTCATCCGCTTGGGCCGCAACTGGATTATTACCGCGCCGAAAACCGCTCCATTTCCGAGCAAGTGCTTAATCTGAGCATTCCTCAAAAACAAAAGCTCTATAATTACCTGGAAACCAATTATCTGCCCCAAAACAGGGTTTATTCATACAAATTTTTCTACGACAACTGCGCCAGCAGGCTGGCTGTTGCATTGAAAGAAGCTTGTGGCGACAGTCTGGTTTACAAAGGCTATACACATGAAAAACTGAGTTTCAGACAGTGGATCGATCGCTATGCATTCAAGCAAAATCCGTGGGCCGACTTTGGTATGGACCTCGCTTTGGGAACTCCCGCAGACGAGATCGCCACGCCCGAACAAGCAACCTTTTTGCCTGATAACCTGGCCATTGCATTCACCGACGCAAGAGTGAAGACCGCTTCGGGCCTGACGCCGCTGGTGAAGTCGACAAATGAATATTTCAAAGCCGAGCCGCGAAATTACACGGGTATTTTTACGCCAATGAATGTCTTCTGGGCTCTTGCAGTGTTGACATTAGGCATCACTTACTGGCAGATCAAAAAGGAGAAGTTGAATTTCCTTTTAGACAAAATACTTTTTTCAATTGTAGGTCTTGCAGGCTGGTTGCTAGCCTTACTATGGTTTGCCACCGAGCATCATGATACCAAATGGAACTACGACATTTTATGGGCGTTTCCGCTCTGGATGCCACTTATTTTTCAGATTTCTAAAAAGAAGAAACCATCCTGGTTCTCGTTCCTGTTGATATTTTACGGATTTCTCTTACTTTGCGCAACAGGTAATCTGTTAAAACATAATTATGTCGTAATCCCGATCATATTGACATTGGTCATCCGGGTTTACTACATGAATAATTCACTCTCTAAAATCCCCCAGAAAGGATAG
- the acs gene encoding acetate--CoA ligase has translation MKIKTFEAYQAAYKQSVDDPEGFWAEVAQQFQWRKPWKKVLSWDFSEANIKWFEGGELNITENALDRHLAERGDQPAIIWEPNDPEDRSVTITYRVLYDRVCRFANVLKKHGVKKGDRVCIYLPMVPELTVAVLACARIGAIHSVVFGGFSAKSIADRINDAECNMVITSDGAFRGSKVIPMKETVDAALDQCHSVKHVIVMTRTRTPVSMLKGRDLWWEEEVKHVDSVCPAEPMDAEDTLFILYTSGSTGKPKGVVHTCGGYMVYTTYTFANVFQYEPGEIHFCTADIGWITGHSYIVYGPLCYGATSVVFEGVPTYPDAGRFWEIVAKHKVNILYTAPTAIRSLMSFGLDFVKKHDLSSLTKLGSVGEPINEEAWHWFKTNIGHDHCPLVDTWWQTETGGIMISPLAGITPEKPTFATLPLPGIQPVLVDENGKVIEGNGVSGNLCVKFPWPGIIRTTYGDHERAKQTYFSTYPGMYFTGDGCLRDEEGNYRITGRVDDVLNVSGHRIGTAEVENAINMHLGVVESAVVGYAHDIKGQGIYAYVIAENQPDDPEMFKKDIAATVSRIIGPIAKPDKVQFVTGLPKTRSGKIMRRILRKISEGDVNNLGDISTLLDPAVVDDIKKGAL, from the coding sequence ATGAAAATTAAGACCTTTGAAGCGTATCAGGCTGCCTACAAACAAAGTGTAGACGATCCCGAAGGTTTCTGGGCAGAAGTAGCCCAACAATTTCAGTGGCGCAAACCATGGAAAAAAGTCCTGAGCTGGGATTTTAGTGAAGCAAATATCAAGTGGTTTGAAGGCGGAGAGCTCAACATTACCGAGAATGCATTGGACAGGCATCTTGCCGAGCGCGGCGATCAGCCTGCCATTATCTGGGAACCCAATGATCCCGAAGATAGATCCGTGACCATTACTTACCGCGTTTTATACGACCGGGTTTGCCGTTTTGCCAATGTCCTTAAAAAACATGGCGTAAAAAAAGGTGACCGCGTGTGCATATATCTGCCCATGGTGCCCGAGCTCACCGTAGCCGTGCTTGCTTGTGCACGCATTGGAGCCATTCACTCGGTTGTTTTCGGTGGCTTTTCAGCAAAATCCATCGCCGACCGCATTAATGATGCCGAGTGTAATATGGTGATCACCTCCGACGGTGCTTTCCGTGGGTCAAAAGTGATCCCGATGAAAGAAACGGTCGATGCTGCTTTGGATCAATGTCATAGCGTAAAACATGTGATCGTGATGACGCGCACACGAACGCCGGTTTCCATGCTGAAAGGCCGGGATCTTTGGTGGGAAGAAGAAGTGAAACACGTGGATTCCGTATGTCCGGCCGAGCCTATGGACGCGGAGGATACACTGTTTATCCTGTATACATCAGGTTCTACGGGTAAGCCTAAGGGCGTTGTACATACATGCGGCGGCTACATGGTTTACACAACTTATACTTTTGCGAATGTATTTCAATATGAGCCGGGGGAAATCCATTTTTGTACGGCAGACATCGGCTGGATCACAGGCCACAGTTACATTGTGTACGGACCCCTTTGCTATGGGGCCACCTCTGTGGTTTTCGAAGGTGTTCCTACTTATCCTGATGCAGGTCGTTTCTGGGAAATTGTTGCCAAACATAAGGTCAACATTCTATATACGGCTCCCACAGCCATTCGTTCGCTGATGAGTTTTGGTTTGGATTTTGTTAAAAAACACGATCTTTCTTCACTTACCAAACTGGGTTCGGTAGGGGAGCCGATCAACGAAGAAGCATGGCACTGGTTCAAAACCAACATTGGACATGACCATTGCCCACTCGTAGACACCTGGTGGCAAACCGAAACGGGCGGCATTATGATCTCACCACTAGCTGGCATCACACCTGAAAAACCTACATTCGCAACATTGCCATTGCCGGGCATCCAGCCCGTGTTGGTCGATGAAAACGGTAAAGTAATCGAAGGAAACGGCGTTAGCGGAAATCTTTGTGTAAAATTCCCGTGGCCGGGCATTATCCGAACTACATATGGCGACCACGAGCGCGCCAAACAAACCTATTTCTCAACATATCCAGGCATGTATTTCACGGGTGATGGCTGCTTGCGGGATGAGGAAGGTAACTATCGCATTACCGGCCGTGTGGATGATGTGCTAAATGTTTCCGGGCACAGAATAGGCACCGCAGAGGTGGAAAATGCCATTAATATGCACTTGGGTGTCGTTGAATCCGCCGTGGTTGGGTACGCGCATGACATTAAGGGGCAAGGAATTTACGCCTATGTTATCGCGGAAAACCAACCCGATGATCCCGAAATGTTCAAAAAAGACATCGCCGCCACCGTTTCCCGGATCATCGGCCCGATCGCAAAGCCGGACAAAGTCCAGTTTGTAACAGGCTTGCCGAAAACGCGCTCTGGAAAGATCATGCGGAGAATTTTAAGAAAAATATCGGAAGGCGACGTAAATAACCTGGGCGATATCTCTACGCTGCTTGATCCGGCGGTTGTGGATGATATTAAGAAAGGGGCTTTATAA